One Pyrus communis chromosome 4, drPyrComm1.1, whole genome shotgun sequence genomic region harbors:
- the LOC137732829 gene encoding uncharacterized protein: MANVGDESFLKLEGGSRAPTNNPVPSPVVIQNNVSAVPNTVKMNGSNYPLWSKVLEMHIAGRGRKGFVIKNIKEPAEYETWETRNAIVKGWLINSMELAIMGFFIHLRIAKEVWEEVARTYYDGSDISQIYELNVKSFRLRQKGWPMGVYYADLKSIWQELDQRRPIKMECVDCCRE, encoded by the coding sequence ATGGCGAATGTAGGCGATGAATCATTTTTGAAGTTGGAAGGTGGTTCCCGCGCACCAACCAATAATCCAGTACCGAGTCCTGTTGTTATTCAGAACAATGTGTCTGCCGTACCAAATACCGTGAAGATGAATGGATCAAATTATCCTCTTTGGTCCAAGGTATTGGAGATGCATATTGCTGGACGTGGTAGAAAGGGCTTCGTGATAAAGAATATCAAGGAACCTGCTGAGTATGAGACGTGGGAAACAAGGAATGCAATAGTAAAAGGGTGGTTGATCAATTCCATGGAACTTGCTATCATGGGATTTTTTATTCACCTGCGTATTGCTAAAGAAGTTTGGGAAGAGGTGGCTCGGACTTATTATGATGGTTCGGATATCTCTCAAATTTATGAATTGAATGTTAAGTCGTTTAGGCTTCGTCAAAAGGGCTGGCCAATGGGTGTGTATTACGCTGACCTTAAGTCCATTTGGCAAGAGCTGGATCAACGAAGACCAATCAAGATGGAATGTGTTGATTGTTGCCGAGAATAG
- the LOC137731111 gene encoding plasma membrane ATPase 4-like: protein MWNPLSWVMEAAAIMAIALANGDGKPPDWQDFVGILCLLVINSTISFIEENNAGNAAAALMAGLAPKTKVLRDAKWSEQDAAILVPGDIISIKLGDIVPADARLLEGDPLKIDQSALTGESLPVTKHPGDEVFSGSTCKQGEIEAVVIATGVHTFFGKAAHLVDSTNQVGHFQKVLTAIGNFCICSIAIGMLIEIVVMYPIQHRKYRSGIDNLLVLLIGGIPIAMPTVLSVTMAIGSHRLSQQGAITKRMTAIEELAGMDVLCSDKTGTLTLNKLSVDKNLIEVFAKGVEKEHVILLAARSSRTENQDAIDAAMVGMLADPKEARAGIREVHFLPFNPVDKRTALTYIDNDGNWHRASKGAPEQILELCNCKEDFKKKAFAIIDKYAERGLRSLAVARQEVPEKAKESAGGPWQLVGLLPLFDPPRHDSAETIRQALNLGVNVKMITGDQLAIAKETGRRLGMGTNMYPSASLLGQDKDASIAALPIEELIEKADGFAGVFPEHKYEIVKKLQEKKHICGMTGDGVNDAPALKKADIGIAVADATDAARSASDIVLTEPGLSVIISAVLTSRAIFQRMKNYTIYAVSITIRIVFGFMFIALIWKFDFSPFMVLIIAILNDGTIMTISKDRVKPSPLPDSWKLKEIFATGIVLGGYLAFMTVIFFWLIKETDFFSDQFGVRSLRETPEELMAALYLQVSIVSQALIFVTRSRGFSFMERPGMLLLGAFMIAQLIATLIAVYANWSFARIHGCGWGWAGVIWIYSIVFYFPLDLMKFAIRYILSGKAWLNLLENKTAFTTKKDYGKEEREAQWAHAQRTLHGLEAPESSSIFNDKSSYRELSEIAEQAKRRAEVARLRELHTLKGHVESVVKLKGLDIDTIQQHYTV, encoded by the exons ATGTGGAATCCTCTATCATGGGTCATGGAAGCTGCAGCCATCATGGCAATTGCTCTGGCCAACGGCGATGGGAAGCCGCCAGATTGGCAAGATTTTGTTGGTATTCTCTGCCTGTTGGTCATCAACTCTACCATCAGTTTTATTGAAGAAAACAATGCTGGAAATGCAGCCGCTGCTCTTATGGCTGGTCTTGCTCCCAAGACTAAG GTCCTTAGAGATGCAAAATGGAGTGAGCAGGATGCTGCCATTTTGGTTCCAGGGGATATCATCAGTATCAAATTGGGAGATATTGTCCCAGCTGATGCTCGTCTTCTTGAGGGTGATCCTTTAAAGATTGATCAATCTGCTCTCACAGGAGAATCACTTCCAGTGACCAAGCATCCAGGTGATGAGGTTTTCTCCGGTTCTACTTGCAAGCAGGGTGAAATTGAAGCTGTTGTTATTGCCACCGGTGTCCATACCTTCTTCGGGAAGGCTGCACATCTTGTGGACAGCACTAACCAAGTCGGACACTTCCAGAAGGTGCTCACTGCCATCGGGAACTTCTGCATCTGTTCCATTGCCATTGGAATGCTGATTGAGATCGTAGTCATGTACCCAATTCAGCATCGCAAGTACCGGAGTGGAATTGACAATCTCTTGGTGCTCTTGATTGGAGGCATCCCCATTGCCATGCCCACTGTCTTGTCTGTTACTATGGCCATTGGTTCTCACAGGCTATCTCAGCAGGGTGCCATCACCAAGAGgatgactgccattgaggaactGGCGGGTATGGATGTGCTTTGCAGTGATAAGACAGGAACACTAACTCTTAACAAGCTTAGTGTTGATAAAAACTTGATTGAGGTGTTTGCAAAGGGTGTGGAGAAAGAACATGTCATTCTTCTAGCTGCAAGGTCATCCAGAACTGAAAACCAGGATGCCATTGATGCTGCTATGGTTGGAATGCTTGCCGACCCAAAGGAG GCCCGGGCTGGTATTAGAGAGGTGCACTTCTTACCTTTTAATCCCGTCGACAAGAGAACTGCTTTGACTTACATTGATAACGATGGAAACTGGCATAGAGCAAGCAAAGGTGCTCCTGAGCAG ATTTTGGAACTTTGCAACTGCAAAGAGGATTTCAAGAAGAAGGCTTTTGCCATTATTGACAAGTATGCTGAACGTGGTCTTCGGTCATTGGCTGTTGCTAGACAG GAAGTGCctgaaaaagcaaaagaaagtgCTGGTGGTCCATGGCAGTTGGTTGGATTGCTGCCTCTTTTCGACCCTCCAAGACATGACAGTGCAGAAACTATCCGCCAGGCTCTTAACCTTGGTGTAAATGTTAAGATGATTACTG GCGATCAACTTGCCATTGCCAAGGAAACTGGCCGGAGACTTGGAATGGGAACAAACATGTACCCATCTGCTTCCTTACTTGGTCAAGACAAGGATGCTAGCATAGCTGCCCTTCCAATTGAAGAGTTAATTGAGAAGGCTGACGGGTTCGCTGGAGTGTTTCCAG AGCACAAATACGAAATTGTGAAGAAGTTGCAGGAAAAAAAGCACATTTGTGGAATGACGGGAGATGGTGTCAATGATGCCCCTGCATTGAAGAAGGCAGATATTGGAATTGCTGTTGCTGATGCTACAGATGCTGCACGAAGTGCTTCTGATATTGTTCTTACAGAACCCGGACTGAGTGTCATCATTAGTGCAGTGTTGACCAGTAGAGCTATTTTCCAGAGAATGAAGAACTACACA ATCTATGCGGTTTCGATCACCATTCGTATTGTG TTTGGTTTCATGTTCATTGCTCTCATATGGAAGTTCGACTTCTCACCTTTCATGGTTTTGATTATTGCCATATTGAACGATG GCACAATTATGACAATATCAAAGGATAGAGTAAAGCCATCTCCCCTGCCTGATAGCtggaaattgaaagagattTTTGCTACCGGGATTGTGCTTGGCGGTTACTTGGCATTCATGACTGTTATCTTCTTCTGGTTAATCAAAGAAACTGACTTCTTCTCC GACCAATTTGGTGTAAGATCCTTAAGGGAGACTCCTGAGGAACTAATGGCTGCCTTGTACCTGCAAGTGAGTATTGTAAGCCAGGCCCTCATTTTTGTGACTCGATCCCGCGGCTTCTCCTTTATGGAACGCCCTGGAATGCTTCTACTCGGTGCTTTCATGATCGCGCAGCTG ATTGCAACTTTGATAGCAGTATATGCCAACTGGAGTTTTGCAAGAATACACGGATGTGGTTGGGGATGGGCTGGTGTCATCTGGATTTACAGCATTGTCTTCTATTTCCCACTAGACTTGATGAAATTCGCCATCCGTTACATCTTGAGTGGAAAGGCGTGGCTCAACTTGCTAGAGAACAAG ACTGCCTTTACCACCAAGAAAGATTatggaaaagaagagagagaagctcAATGGGCTCATGCTCAAAGGACCCTTCACGGTCTCGAAGCACCAGAATCTTCTAGTATCTTCAATGACAAGAGCAGCTACAGAGAGCTGTCTGAGATTGCTGAGCAGGCCAAGAGACGAGCTGAAGTTGCAAG ACTTCGGGAGCTTCACACGCTCAAGGGACATGTGGAATCAGTTGTGAAGCTAAAAGGCCTGGACATTGACACAATCCAGCAGCATTATACAGTGTAA